A stretch of Lathyrus oleraceus cultivar Zhongwan6 chromosome 6, CAAS_Psat_ZW6_1.0, whole genome shotgun sequence DNA encodes these proteins:
- the LOC127093924 gene encoding uncharacterized protein LOC127093924: MGGSKASSTSEVGNGLPRCGCNETMKLLVSKSIENPGRKFWKCRNYMNGCGLFLWDDLVSEFAVKETNPSGCRQCEVNKAYLIEFAKEIVEEIDCRVGKLNKLEKLKKKIAMEKRKNLWLMFVIGLSWMLIAAMVKLV, translated from the exons ATGGGTGGCAGCAAGGCATCTTCCACGAGTGAAGTTGGAAACGGCTTACCAAGATGTGGATGCAATGAAACCATGAAGTTGTTGGTCTCCAAGTCAATTGAAAACCCCGGTCGCAAATTTTGGAAATGCAGGAATTATATG AATGGGTGCGGTTTATTTTTGTGGGATGATTTGGTCAGTGAGTTTGCAGTGAAAGAAACCAATCCGTCCGGATGCCGCCAATGTGAAGTCAACAAGGcttatttgattgaatttgcTAAAGAGATTGTTGAGGAGATAGATTGCAGAGTCGGAAAGCTTAACAAGTTAGAAAAACTGAAGAAAAAGATTGCAATGGAAAAGAGGAAAAATTTATGGTTAATGTTTGTAATTGGTCTGTCATGGATGTTGATAGCAGCTATGGTTAAGTTAGTCTAA